In Myxococcaceae bacterium JPH2, the following are encoded in one genomic region:
- a CDS encoding GPW/gp25 family protein, translating into MARAPFLEKFAGHGHKPTVRDSLAHVIQNIEAVLNTKRGYGFFMHDFGLGGYTEKLGTRELVEALTEEIRAEVAMHEPRLGTVEVKLRGRDSGLWLHFDCDGVFNEERCRLRIVFHTVTGQVRVQEDD; encoded by the coding sequence ATGGCCCGCGCACCCTTCCTGGAGAAGTTCGCGGGTCACGGCCACAAGCCCACCGTGCGGGACAGCCTGGCCCACGTCATCCAGAACATCGAAGCGGTGCTGAACACGAAGCGCGGCTACGGCTTCTTCATGCACGACTTCGGGCTCGGCGGGTACACGGAGAAGCTGGGCACGCGCGAGCTGGTGGAGGCGCTCACCGAGGAGATCCGCGCGGAGGTGGCCATGCACGAGCCTCGGCTGGGCACCGTGGAGGTGAAGCTGCGCGGCCGTGACAGCGGCCTGTGGCTGCACTTCGACTGTGATGGCGTCTTCAACGAGGAGCGCTGTCGCCTGCGCATCGTCTTCCACACCGTCACCGGCCAGGTGCGGGTCCAGGAGGACGACTGA
- the tssK gene encoding type VI secretion system baseplate subunit TssK, which yields MQRYKLARVRWHVGQTLLPEHFTAQEEALDAEVRLHASLSGLPSYGVAALAWNESLLSAGSLSISSLTVVMKNGAVVDVPGNAVLPPLSLDASGRSEFIVYLHVLRETTSAEGVRLYADDPPVLQRVLHRLQLSSEPVLDGAVASMGLAAVSQDEEGAWAASPDWVPPLLLVGTNPFLEKLLAGLDELLDQVRQQLLTHISDTYLRSDRLTNARRALFEVHRLQALRKDMTRQVYPHPYHLFDSLRRVYFESCCYLEMLPDEQMPVYQHEDLSQSLGGWMRLLTRSFQPEATRSTHKAFAVKDGQFLCSPLPPEVRTATEMYLLVQRTQPGARTPLDGVKLASPSRLPLVRRQALKGVTFTHVPFPSFPHALGPEIDWYVLGLGEEWQHALREDGVAFYVTPALKGAQTSLFWRRS from the coding sequence ATGCAGCGGTACAAGCTCGCACGGGTCCGCTGGCACGTAGGCCAGACCCTCCTCCCGGAACACTTCACTGCCCAGGAGGAGGCGCTGGACGCCGAGGTCCGGCTCCATGCTTCCTTGTCGGGCCTGCCGTCCTATGGCGTGGCCGCGCTGGCGTGGAACGAGTCGCTGCTGAGCGCCGGCAGCCTCTCCATTTCATCCCTCACGGTGGTGATGAAGAACGGCGCGGTGGTGGACGTGCCCGGCAACGCGGTGCTGCCGCCGCTGTCGCTGGACGCCTCCGGACGCTCCGAGTTCATCGTCTACCTGCACGTGCTCCGCGAGACGACCAGCGCGGAGGGCGTGCGCCTGTACGCGGATGATCCGCCGGTGCTCCAGCGCGTCCTGCACCGACTCCAGCTCTCGTCCGAGCCCGTGCTCGACGGCGCCGTGGCCTCCATGGGGCTGGCGGCCGTGTCTCAAGACGAGGAGGGCGCCTGGGCGGCGTCTCCGGACTGGGTGCCGCCCCTGCTGCTGGTGGGGACGAACCCCTTCCTGGAGAAGCTGCTGGCGGGGCTGGACGAGCTGTTGGACCAAGTCCGGCAGCAGCTGCTCACGCACATCTCGGACACGTACCTGCGCAGCGACCGGCTCACCAACGCCCGGCGCGCGCTGTTCGAGGTGCATCGGCTGCAGGCCCTGCGCAAGGACATGACGCGGCAGGTGTATCCGCATCCGTATCACCTGTTCGATTCGCTGCGCCGCGTGTACTTCGAGTCGTGCTGCTACCTGGAGATGCTCCCGGACGAGCAGATGCCGGTGTACCAGCACGAGGACCTGTCGCAGAGCCTGGGCGGATGGATGCGCCTGCTCACGCGCAGCTTCCAGCCCGAGGCCACGCGCTCCACGCACAAGGCCTTCGCGGTGAAGGACGGGCAGTTCCTCTGCTCGCCGCTGCCTCCCGAGGTGCGCACCGCCACGGAGATGTACCTGCTCGTGCAGCGCACGCAGCCGGGCGCGCGCACGCCGCTGGATGGCGTGAAGCTGGCGAGCCCCTCGCGGCTTCCCCTGGTGCGCCGGCAGGCCCTCAAGGGCGTCACCTTCACCCACGTGCCGTTCCCGTCCTTCCCGCACGCGCTGGGGCCGGAGATTGATTGGTACGTGCTCGGCTTGGGTGAGGAGTGGCAGCACGCGCTGCGCGAGGATGGCGTGGCCTTCTATGTCACGCCCGCGCTCAAGGGCGCGCAGACCTCTCTCTTCTGGCGAAGGTCCTAG
- the tssC gene encoding type VI secretion system contractile sheath large subunit: MAETTYLNRLFSSVRLEAPQASEPMIVNNFSTVVDEQAVTLESRFLSSVAALMQNVQPVGGPDNSFRFDKGQVLDVISRIDRMIDAQMNEILHNETFQKMESAWRGLEDLVEHTNFKANIGIDILDVAKDELAEDFENNSSNLFAGALFDKVYIQEYDQYGGRPFGAMVGLYEFSSTPADLTWLQRMAKLANAAHCPFISAVSHKFFGCETIEEMEAIKNLEGVLAHPRFGRWNALRDTEEAAYIGLTFPRYVLRLPWHPDKNPCDVLNFTEEARGDSEKYLWGNSAILLARNLVKAFEISGWCQSIRGPKGGGLITGLPVDTFSLRGQDEIKAPVEIAIPDYREYEFARSGFIPLVYRKGSSDATFFSTQAAKVSKQFKDPKDSENSQLVTNLAYTFSITRLAHYVKCIMRDNIGNTADADYIQRQLDSWLSGYVTTVTNPDDLTVRRFPFKASSVEVFPRPGELGWYDCKLAVLPHIQFEGLNVELMLESRLG; this comes from the coding sequence ATGGCCGAAACCACTTATCTGAATCGCCTCTTCAGCAGTGTCAGGCTCGAAGCGCCGCAGGCTTCCGAGCCGATGATTGTCAATAACTTCTCCACCGTGGTGGACGAGCAGGCGGTGACTCTGGAGAGCCGGTTCCTCTCCAGCGTCGCGGCGCTGATGCAGAACGTCCAGCCGGTGGGAGGTCCCGACAACAGCTTCCGCTTCGACAAGGGTCAGGTGTTGGATGTCATCAGCCGCATCGATCGCATGATCGACGCGCAGATGAATGAGATCCTCCACAACGAGACCTTCCAGAAGATGGAGTCCGCGTGGCGCGGTCTGGAAGACCTCGTCGAGCACACCAACTTCAAGGCCAACATCGGCATCGACATCCTCGATGTGGCCAAGGACGAGCTCGCCGAGGACTTCGAGAACAACTCGAGCAACCTCTTCGCGGGCGCGCTCTTCGACAAGGTCTACATCCAGGAGTACGACCAGTACGGTGGTCGCCCGTTCGGCGCCATGGTCGGCCTGTATGAGTTCTCGTCCACGCCGGCGGACCTGACGTGGCTGCAGCGCATGGCGAAGCTGGCCAACGCCGCCCACTGTCCGTTCATCTCCGCGGTGAGCCACAAGTTCTTCGGCTGCGAGACCATCGAGGAGATGGAGGCCATCAAGAACCTGGAGGGCGTGCTGGCCCATCCTCGGTTCGGCCGCTGGAACGCGCTGCGCGACACGGAGGAGGCCGCGTACATCGGTCTGACCTTCCCGCGCTACGTGCTGCGCCTGCCCTGGCATCCGGACAAGAACCCCTGCGACGTCCTCAACTTCACGGAGGAGGCGCGCGGTGACTCGGAGAAGTACCTCTGGGGCAACTCCGCCATCCTGCTGGCGCGCAACCTGGTGAAGGCGTTCGAGATCTCCGGTTGGTGCCAGTCCATCCGCGGCCCCAAGGGCGGTGGTCTCATCACCGGCCTCCCGGTGGACACCTTCAGCCTGCGCGGCCAGGACGAGATCAAGGCGCCGGTCGAGATCGCCATCCCGGACTATCGCGAGTACGAGTTCGCGCGCAGCGGCTTCATCCCGCTCGTCTACCGCAAGGGCTCCAGCGACGCGACGTTCTTCAGCACCCAGGCGGCCAAGGTGTCCAAGCAGTTCAAGGACCCGAAGGACTCCGAGAACTCGCAGCTCGTCACCAACTTGGCGTACACGTTCTCCATCACGCGGCTGGCGCACTACGTGAAGTGCATCATGCGTGATAACATCGGCAACACGGCGGACGCGGATTACATCCAGCGCCAGCTCGACTCGTGGCTGTCTGGCTACGTGACGACGGTGACCAATCCGGATGACCTGACCGTGCGGCGCTTCCCGTTCAAGGCGAGCAGCGTCGAGGTGTTCCCCCGGCCCGGGGAGCTTGGCTGGTACGATTGCAAGCTGGCAGTGCTGCCCCACATCCAGTTCGAAGGCCTCAATGTGGAGCTGATGCTCGAGTCTCGGCTCGGTTGA